Proteins encoded by one window of Enterococcus saccharolyticus subsp. saccharolyticus:
- the sdaAB gene encoding L-serine ammonia-lyase, iron-sulfur-dependent subunit beta: MEQLKYRSVFDIIGPIMVGPSSSHTAGAARIGKVVRKIFGEQPDTVDIYLYESFAKTYRGHGTDIALVGGLLGMEPDDPQLADSLKIAHENGMEVLFVPKQEKAEHPNMVQLKITKGDRKLTVTGKSIGGGNIQISELNGFKLSLSLGVPTFIIVHQDVPGMIAQVSQLLSDAAVNIGTMTVTRESKGEKAIMIIEVDERNEAILEQIRALDSIYSASYFG; encoded by the coding sequence ATGGAACAACTAAAATATCGCAGTGTCTTTGATATCATTGGACCGATTATGGTCGGTCCAAGTAGTTCACACACAGCAGGAGCAGCACGGATTGGTAAAGTGGTACGTAAGATTTTTGGTGAACAACCAGATACCGTAGATATTTATTTATATGAATCATTTGCTAAAACGTATCGTGGACATGGAACGGATATTGCGCTAGTTGGTGGATTATTAGGGATGGAACCTGATGATCCTCAGTTAGCAGATTCATTAAAAATCGCGCATGAAAATGGCATGGAAGTCTTATTTGTTCCGAAACAAGAAAAAGCGGAACACCCCAATATGGTTCAGTTGAAAATTACTAAAGGCGACCGTAAATTAACCGTGACAGGTAAATCAATCGGTGGTGGGAACATTCAAATTTCCGAATTAAATGGGTTTAAGTTATCTCTTTCTTTAGGTGTACCAACATTTATTATCGTTCATCAAGATGTTCCGGGAATGATTGCACAAGTCAGTCAATTATTGTCGGATGCCGCAGTAAATATCGGGACAATGACCGTGACTCGTGAATCAAAAGGTGAAAAAGCGATTATGATTATTGAAGTGGATGAGCGTAACGAAGCGATTTTAGAGCAGATTCGTGCCTTAGATTCGATTTATAGTGCCTCGTATTTTGGATAA
- the sdaAA gene encoding L-serine ammonia-lyase, iron-sulfur-dependent, subunit alpha has product MFFSIEELVQQSREYPSVAELMIATEIELTGRTREQIIELMERNLQVMERSVEEGVAGVTSVTGLTGGDSPKMNDYIAAGDFLSGETILTAVRNAIAVNEVNAKMGLICATPTAGSAGVVPGVLMACRERLALSRAQQLDFLFTAGAFGLVMANNASISGAEGGCQAEVGSASAMASAALAAAKGGNAHQSAQAVAITLKNMMGLICDPVAGLVEVPCVKRNALGSSQAFISADMALAGIESVIPPDEVVEAMYQVGRQMPATFRETAEGGLAVTPTAQRLTKEILAKQS; this is encoded by the coding sequence ATGTTTTTTTCAATTGAAGAATTAGTACAACAAAGTCGTGAATATCCCTCTGTTGCTGAATTAATGATTGCGACAGAAATTGAGTTGACAGGACGCACACGTGAACAAATTATTGAATTAATGGAACGCAATTTGCAAGTCATGGAACGTTCAGTCGAAGAAGGCGTAGCAGGTGTGACATCTGTGACGGGATTAACAGGAGGCGATTCGCCTAAAATGAACGACTACATTGCAGCCGGCGATTTTCTAAGTGGTGAAACAATTTTAACGGCTGTTCGTAATGCGATTGCTGTCAATGAAGTGAATGCGAAAATGGGGTTGATTTGTGCCACACCAACAGCAGGGAGTGCTGGCGTGGTCCCCGGTGTTTTGATGGCGTGTCGTGAACGATTGGCGTTGTCGCGCGCCCAACAATTAGATTTCTTATTCACTGCGGGAGCATTTGGTTTAGTAATGGCAAACAATGCGTCAATTTCTGGGGCTGAGGGTGGTTGCCAAGCAGAAGTCGGATCTGCTAGTGCGATGGCCTCTGCTGCATTAGCCGCAGCAAAAGGCGGCAATGCCCATCAATCAGCTCAAGCAGTAGCGATTACGTTAAAAAATATGATGGGACTCATTTGTGACCCAGTAGCGGGTTTAGTGGAAGTTCCTTGTGTAAAACGTAATGCTCTGGGGTCTTCACAAGCATTTATTTCAGCAGATATGGCGTTAGCCGGTATTGAAAGTGTGATTCCACCCGATGAAGTAGTGGAAGCAATGTATCAAGTAGGCCGTCAAATGCCCGCTACTTTCCGAGAAACAGCAGAAGGTGGTCTAGCAGTAACACCAACAGCACAACGACTAACGAAAGAGATTTTAGCTAAACAATCTTAA
- a CDS encoding ribokinase, giving the protein MSVIVLGSLNMDIVMKTNQLPIIGQTLLGEDVDYFIGGKGANQAVAASRVNDATTLIGTVGNDAFADKILTTLNQESLTLQVTKENNHATGIAAIFKLPQDNAIVVLPGANATCTIDETLVQQWQATDTFLTQLEIPLATVATGLKLAKQSGLTTILNPAPFHVDCLELLPDIDIITPNETEFAQMIGKEFTSDEALEAAMLAWSKQHATRLLVTRGKQGTSFVENNSVTTIPALAVTVVDTTGAGDTFNGLLAAELAEQKSFADAVRFATIGASLSVQQLGAQSGMPTREAIHSYM; this is encoded by the coding sequence ATGTCTGTTATTGTTTTAGGTAGTCTAAATATGGATATTGTCATGAAGACAAATCAATTACCGATCATCGGTCAAACCTTATTAGGTGAAGACGTCGATTATTTTATTGGGGGGAAAGGTGCCAATCAAGCAGTCGCAGCTTCACGAGTCAATGATGCGACCACTTTAATTGGGACAGTCGGAAACGATGCCTTTGCGGATAAAATCTTAACAACTTTAAATCAAGAATCGCTCACGTTGCAAGTCACAAAAGAGAACAATCACGCCACAGGAATAGCGGCAATTTTCAAGTTACCGCAAGACAATGCTATCGTCGTTTTACCTGGTGCCAATGCAACGTGCACAATCGATGAGACACTTGTGCAACAGTGGCAAGCGACTGATACTTTTTTAACACAACTAGAAATTCCATTGGCAACTGTAGCGACTGGCTTAAAATTAGCTAAACAATCCGGATTAACAACGATTTTGAATCCAGCGCCTTTTCATGTAGATTGTTTGGAATTATTACCTGATATCGACATCATCACCCCCAATGAAACAGAGTTTGCGCAAATGATTGGAAAAGAATTCACTTCTGATGAAGCGTTAGAAGCAGCGATGCTTGCTTGGAGTAAGCAACATGCCACTCGTTTATTGGTCACACGTGGCAAACAAGGAACTTCTTTCGTTGAAAACAATAGTGTCACGACAATCCCTGCCTTAGCTGTCACAGTTGTCGACACAACTGGTGCTGGAGATACATTTAATGGGTTATTGGCAGCAGAATTAGCTGAACAAAAATCATTTGCTGATGCCGTTCGATTTGCCACAATCGGTGCATCACTTTCCGTCCAACAACTAGGTGCTCAAAGTGGCATGCCTACACGTGAAGCAATTCATTCGTATATGTAA
- a CDS encoding alpha/beta fold hydrolase yields the protein MKRLFFILSLFILTACSQKAPTSTSAILLNEEPTTTTSDVVDQKTTTPTLFIHGYAGGPSSFGHLIKRMEENNVATKEMTLTITSDGEIQAEGELTGEATNPMIQVLFQDNESHEWNQAEWLRAALAYLKETFGVEKVNLVGHSMGGVSSLRYLGTYGEDATLPQVEKFSAIGAPFNDFVATSQTLDDLLRNGPTKYSARYQDYQAMMPTMPTFAVQLIAGQLSEMDLSDGTVPLSSALSVYALLKEHHLPISYTIISTNAQHSQLHENTEVDQLLQTFLWNE from the coding sequence ATGAAGCGATTATTTTTTATCCTAAGTTTATTTATATTGACAGCTTGTAGCCAAAAAGCCCCTACGTCAACTTCTGCCATCCTTTTAAATGAAGAACCAACTACCACAACGAGTGATGTCGTTGACCAAAAAACGACCACGCCTACTTTATTCATCCATGGGTATGCTGGTGGACCTTCCTCTTTTGGGCATTTAATAAAACGAATGGAAGAAAATAACGTTGCTACCAAAGAAATGACGCTAACCATCACCAGTGATGGCGAAATTCAAGCAGAAGGCGAATTAACTGGTGAAGCAACCAATCCAATGATTCAAGTTTTATTTCAAGACAATGAAAGTCATGAATGGAACCAAGCAGAATGGCTGCGCGCAGCACTGGCTTACCTAAAGGAAACATTTGGCGTTGAAAAAGTCAATTTAGTAGGCCATTCAATGGGCGGTGTCAGCAGTCTACGGTATCTAGGAACTTATGGAGAAGATGCGACTTTGCCACAGGTAGAAAAATTTTCGGCTATCGGTGCACCCTTCAATGATTTTGTTGCTACTAGTCAAACATTAGATGATTTATTAAGGAATGGACCCACAAAATATTCTGCAAGGTATCAAGATTATCAAGCGATGATGCCAACAATGCCTACCTTTGCTGTCCAATTGATTGCTGGACAACTAAGTGAAATGGATTTAAGCGATGGTACGGTTCCTTTAAGTAGTGCTTTGTCAGTGTACGCTTTGTTAAAAGAACATCACTTACCGATTTCGTATACAATTATTTCTACAAATGCACAGCACAGTCAACTACATGAAAATACCGAAGTTGATCAACTATTACAAACCTTTTTATGGAACGAATAA
- the rplK gene encoding 50S ribosomal protein L11 produces the protein MAKKVEKLVKLQIPAGKATPAPPVGPALGQAGVNIMGFTKEFNARTADQAGLIIPVVISVYEDRSFTFVTKTPPAAVLLKKAAKIDKGSGEPNKNKVAKVTSDQVKEIAELKMEDLNAASVEAAMRMVEGTARSMGITVE, from the coding sequence GTGGCAAAAAAAGTAGAAAAACTAGTTAAATTGCAAATTCCTGCAGGTAAAGCAACACCAGCACCACCAGTAGGTCCTGCATTAGGTCAAGCAGGTGTGAACATCATGGGATTCACAAAAGAATTCAACGCTCGCACAGCAGATCAAGCAGGTTTAATTATTCCGGTTGTTATTTCTGTATACGAAGACCGTTCATTCACATTCGTTACAAAAACACCGCCAGCAGCAGTATTATTGAAAAAAGCTGCAAAAATTGATAAAGGTTCAGGTGAACCAAACAAAAATAAAGTTGCTAAAGTTACTAGCGATCAAGTAAAAGAAATCGCTGAGTTGAAAATGGAAGACCTAAACGCAGCTAGCGTTGAAGCAGCTATGCGCATGGTCGAAGGAACTGCACGAAGCATGGGAATCACTGTAGAATAA
- the rplA gene encoding 50S ribosomal protein L1, producing the protein MAKKSKKMQEALKKVDATKAYSVEEAVALAKDTNIAKFDATVEVAYRLNVDPKKADQQIRGAVVLPNGTGKTQKVLVFAKGEKAKEAEAAGADYVGEADLAQKIQGGWFDFDVVVATPDMMAEVGKLGRVLGPKGLMPNPKTGTVTMDVTKAINEVKAGKVTYRVDRNGNIHVPIGKVSFDNEKLVENFKTIHDVLVKAKPSAAKGTYMKNITVTTTFGPGVHVDSASF; encoded by the coding sequence ATGGCTAAAAAAAGCAAAAAAATGCAAGAAGCATTAAAAAAAGTTGATGCAACAAAAGCTTATTCAGTTGAAGAAGCAGTAGCATTAGCAAAAGACACAAATATTGCAAAATTCGACGCAACTGTTGAAGTTGCTTACCGTCTAAATGTAGACCCTAAAAAAGCGGATCAACAAATCCGTGGCGCGGTGGTTCTACCAAACGGAACTGGTAAAACTCAAAAAGTTTTAGTATTCGCTAAAGGTGAAAAAGCTAAAGAAGCAGAAGCTGCTGGAGCTGATTACGTAGGCGAAGCTGACTTAGCTCAAAAAATTCAAGGTGGCTGGTTCGACTTTGACGTTGTAGTAGCAACACCTGATATGATGGCTGAAGTTGGTAAATTAGGACGCGTATTAGGCCCTAAAGGTTTAATGCCTAACCCTAAAACTGGTACTGTTACAATGGACGTTACTAAAGCAATTAACGAAGTAAAAGCTGGTAAAGTAACTTACCGTGTAGACCGTAACGGAAACATTCATGTTCCAATCGGTAAAGTATCATTCGACAACGAAAAACTTGTTGAAAACTTTAAAACTATCCATGATGTATTAGTGAAAGCTAAACCATCAGCAGCTAAAGGAACTTACATGAAAAACATCACAGTGACAACTACATTCGGTCCTGGTGTACATGTAGATTCAGCTTCTTTCTAA
- the rplJ gene encoding 50S ribosomal protein L10 — MSEAAIAKKAAIVEEVSEKFKAAASVVVVDYRGLTVDEVTRLRKQLREANVEMKVIKNSILSRAAEAAGLEGMNEVFTGPTAVAFSNDDVVAPAKIIDEFAKDAKALEIKGGIIEGKVSSLEEITALAKLPNREGLLSMLLSVLQAPVRNVAYAINAVAEKEDGDAA; from the coding sequence ATGAGTGAAGCAGCTATCGCTAAAAAAGCAGCGATTGTTGAAGAAGTGAGTGAAAAATTCAAAGCAGCAGCTTCTGTAGTAGTTGTAGACTACCGTGGATTAACTGTTGATGAAGTAACTCGTTTACGTAAACAATTGCGTGAAGCTAACGTGGAAATGAAAGTTATCAAAAACTCTATCCTTTCACGTGCCGCTGAAGCAGCTGGTCTAGAAGGCATGAATGAAGTATTCACTGGCCCAACAGCAGTCGCTTTCAGTAACGACGATGTAGTCGCACCTGCGAAAATCATCGATGAATTTGCGAAAGACGCAAAAGCATTAGAAATCAAAGGCGGTATCATCGAAGGCAAAGTATCTTCATTGGAAGAAATTACTGCATTGGCGAAATTGCCAAACCGCGAAGGTCTTTTATCTATGCTTTTATCTGTACTACAAGCGCCAGTCCGCAACGTGGCTTACGCTATCAATGCAGTCGCAGAAAAAGAAGACGGAGATGCAGCTTAA
- the rplL gene encoding 50S ribosomal protein L7/L12, with the protein MALNIENIVEELKGATILELNDLVKAIEEEFGVSAAAPVAVAAAGGAAEEEQTEFTVELTAAGDQKVKVIKAVREATGLGLKEAKAVVDGAPSAVKEGVSKDEAEALKAALEEVGASVTVK; encoded by the coding sequence ATGGCATTGAACATTGAAAACATTGTCGAAGAGCTAAAAGGCGCGACAATCTTAGAATTAAACGACTTAGTTAAAGCTATCGAAGAAGAATTTGGCGTATCTGCTGCTGCTCCTGTAGCTGTAGCTGCTGCTGGTGGCGCTGCTGAAGAAGAACAAACAGAATTTACTGTTGAATTAACTGCAGCTGGCGATCAAAAAGTTAAAGTTATCAAAGCAGTTCGTGAAGCAACTGGCTTAGGCTTGAAAGAAGCTAAAGCTGTAGTTGATGGTGCTCCATCAGCTGTTAAAGAAGGCGTATCTAAAGACGAAGCTGAAGCATTAAAAGCTGCTTTAGAAGAAGTTGGCGCTTCTGTAACTGTAAAATAA
- a CDS encoding DUF1810 domain-containing protein — translation MSDKFDLDRFVTKHQEDYETALSEIQQGKKQSHWMWYIFPQLKGLGKSDRAEFYGIASLPEAVAFLQHPLLGSHLKEITTALLPQTATAREIFGKPDDRKLHSSMTLFALVEDDSLFQDVLDKFFAGVYDEKTLKLLGIR, via the coding sequence TTGTCAGATAAGTTTGATTTGGATCGTTTTGTCACAAAACACCAAGAAGATTATGAAACGGCTTTGTCAGAAATTCAACAAGGGAAAAAGCAAAGCCATTGGATGTGGTATATTTTTCCACAATTAAAAGGGTTAGGAAAAAGTGACAGGGCTGAATTTTATGGTATTGCTTCTTTACCGGAAGCCGTGGCATTTTTACAACATCCATTGTTAGGAAGTCATCTAAAAGAAATCACCACAGCTTTATTGCCACAAACAGCGACAGCACGAGAAATTTTTGGGAAACCTGATGATCGTAAATTGCATTCTTCAATGACATTATTTGCTTTAGTTGAAGACGATTCTCTTTTTCAGGATGTATTAGATAAATTTTTTGCGGGTGTTTATGATGAAAAGACACTGAAATTGTTAGGTATTCGTTAA
- a CDS encoding metal-sulfur cluster assembly factor has protein sequence MREDIKINDRAARIGDKIIEQLQTVHDHEIGLDIYNLGFIYEINLDEEGHCEIVVTFTGIGCDCIEAVPEEIKWALLKLDEINDVTVNIVWSPAWKMTRISRFGRIALGINPN, from the coding sequence ATGCGAGAAGATATTAAAATAAATGACCGTGCCGCACGTATCGGCGACAAAATCATTGAACAACTACAAACTGTCCATGACCACGAGATTGGATTAGATATTTATAATTTAGGTTTCATTTATGAAATTAATTTAGATGAAGAAGGACACTGTGAGATTGTCGTGACTTTTACTGGTATTGGTTGTGATTGTATTGAAGCAGTTCCCGAGGAAATCAAATGGGCCTTACTAAAATTAGATGAGATTAACGATGTGACAGTCAATATTGTCTGGTCACCTGCCTGGAAGATGACTCGTATTAGTCGTTTTGGACGCATTGCATTAGGAATTAATCCAAATTAA
- the ilvD gene encoding dihydroxy-acid dehydratase — protein sequence MSSEQKKDIRIRSNVYDNMVKSPNRAMLRATGMGDEEFKKPIVGVISTWAENTPCNIHLHDLGKLARKGVITAGGWPVQFGTITVADGIAMGTPGMRYSLPSRDIIADSVETAISGHNCDAFVAIGGCDKNMPGCMIAIANTEIPSIFVYGGTIAPGNLDGKDIDLVSVFEAIGKWNHNDMTAEEVRRIECNACPGPGGCGGMYTANTMASAIEAMGMSLPGSSSHPATTEEKLRDVEAAGEAVLNLLEKRIYPKDIMTRKAFENAITVVMALGGSTNAILHLMAMAHAANVELTLDDFNDFQEKVPHLADLKPSGQYVFQDLYEVGGVPAVMKYLYENGFIHGDCLTVTGKTIAENLAEVPSLKEGQKVIMPLENPKRKDGPLIVLHGNLAPDGAVAKVSGVKVRRHEGPAKVFNTEEEAIQAVLTDEIVDGDVVVVRYVGPKGGPGMPEMLSLSSMIVGKGQGETVALLTDGRFSGGTYGLVVGHIAPEAQDGGPIALLQTGDTVIVDQDTKELTMKVSDEELAKRRETVVIPPLHSRGALGKYAHIVSSSAKGAITDFWKKGEY from the coding sequence GTGTCTAGTGAACAAAAAAAAGATATTAGAATTAGAAGTAATGTATATGATAACATGGTTAAATCACCAAACCGTGCGATGTTACGAGCAACAGGAATGGGTGACGAGGAATTTAAAAAACCGATTGTCGGTGTAATTAGTACATGGGCAGAAAACACTCCTTGTAATATTCATTTGCATGATTTAGGCAAATTAGCACGTAAAGGTGTTATTACAGCGGGCGGCTGGCCTGTCCAATTTGGAACAATTACAGTTGCTGATGGGATTGCGATGGGAACGCCGGGAATGCGTTATTCATTGCCTTCACGTGATATTATTGCGGATTCAGTAGAAACAGCTATTAGCGGCCATAACTGTGATGCTTTTGTAGCTATCGGTGGTTGTGATAAAAATATGCCGGGTTGTATGATTGCTATTGCCAATACAGAAATTCCATCTATCTTTGTTTATGGTGGAACGATTGCACCTGGAAACTTAGATGGCAAAGATATTGACTTAGTTTCTGTATTTGAAGCGATCGGAAAATGGAATCATAACGATATGACTGCTGAAGAAGTTCGTCGGATTGAATGTAATGCTTGCCCTGGACCTGGTGGATGTGGTGGTATGTACACTGCGAATACAATGGCTTCTGCGATTGAAGCAATGGGCATGAGCTTACCAGGATCTTCTTCACACCCAGCAACAACTGAAGAAAAATTACGTGACGTTGAAGCAGCTGGTGAAGCGGTCTTAAACTTGTTAGAAAAAAGAATTTATCCAAAAGATATTATGACGCGTAAAGCATTTGAAAATGCGATTACTGTTGTTATGGCATTGGGTGGTTCAACAAATGCCATCTTGCATTTAATGGCGATGGCACATGCAGCAAATGTAGAGTTGACATTGGATGATTTTAACGACTTCCAAGAAAAAGTCCCACATTTAGCTGATTTAAAACCAAGTGGACAATATGTGTTCCAAGATTTATATGAAGTTGGTGGCGTACCAGCCGTAATGAAATATTTATATGAAAATGGCTTTATCCATGGTGATTGCTTAACTGTAACTGGAAAAACAATTGCTGAAAACTTAGCAGAAGTACCTTCATTAAAAGAAGGCCAAAAAGTAATTATGCCATTAGAAAATCCAAAACGTAAAGATGGTCCATTGATTGTTCTGCACGGAAACTTAGCTCCTGATGGCGCAGTTGCGAAAGTATCGGGCGTAAAAGTCCGTCGTCATGAAGGACCTGCGAAAGTGTTCAATACAGAAGAAGAAGCGATTCAAGCAGTCTTAACAGATGAAATCGTTGATGGAGACGTGGTAGTGGTTCGTTATGTAGGACCAAAAGGCGGCCCTGGAATGCCAGAAATGTTATCCCTTTCTAGTATGATCGTTGGTAAAGGACAAGGTGAAACTGTAGCATTGCTAACAGATGGACGTTTCTCAGGTGGAACATATGGATTAGTTGTTGGTCATATTGCACCAGAAGCACAAGATGGTGGCCCAATTGCTCTATTACAAACAGGCGATACTGTTATTGTTGACCAAGATACGAAAGAACTTACGATGAAAGTATCCGACGAAGAATTAGCGAAACGTCGTGAAACGGTAGTGATTCCACCATTACATTCTCGTGGGGCACTTGGTAAATATGCGCATATCGTTTCTAGCTCAGCAAAAGGCGCGATTACTGATTTTTGGAAAAAAGGCGAATATTAA
- a CDS encoding ABC transporter permease: MVTLDDTSQKTLDDALYFGQIDYILTIPESFTRALTAGKKPQLTIQTKPGTYTKTLVNTTINQFLNTFLLYQKAQPHLSQQEVLQQTTQTLRQQATVKLDHTYTQKVNQSIAGRFINLLAYGLFSTIFSAYGLVNLAFNRPEIKMRNSCSPVSRRRFSRKIAIATISYALLAAIGFSGFIMYVSKLANPQIIGLFSLSILAFFLTMITFSTLVTSLVKSSETISGVNNVFILGSCFISGVFVPSEFLPDIVNKIAAFTPTYWFVRSNMLIGETITYDTKFFEALGLNLFVLLAFSAVFMVLHFMNMREKGVVSLIPHKRTTR; encoded by the coding sequence GTGGTCACACTTGATGATACTTCACAAAAAACATTGGATGATGCCCTTTATTTTGGTCAAATCGATTATATTTTAACAATTCCTGAGTCATTTACGCGTGCATTAACTGCCGGTAAAAAACCACAGTTAACAATTCAAACTAAGCCAGGAACCTATACCAAAACATTGGTTAATACAACCATCAATCAATTTTTAAATACGTTTTTACTCTATCAAAAAGCACAACCGCATTTGTCACAGCAAGAAGTATTGCAACAAACGACGCAAACCTTACGTCAACAAGCGACAGTCAAGTTAGACCATACCTATACACAAAAAGTAAATCAAAGTATCGCCGGTCGCTTTATTAATTTATTAGCTTACGGATTATTCTCGACAATCTTCTCTGCTTATGGGTTAGTAAATTTAGCCTTTAATCGCCCAGAAATTAAAATGAGAAATAGTTGTTCCCCTGTTTCTAGAAGAAGATTCTCTCGCAAAATTGCGATTGCGACCATTAGTTATGCTTTGCTTGCAGCAATTGGTTTTAGCGGATTTATTATGTACGTTTCCAAATTAGCAAATCCACAAATCATTGGTCTCTTTAGTCTAAGTATTCTAGCTTTCTTTTTAACGATGATTACCTTCTCAACCTTAGTTACCAGTTTGGTTAAAAGCAGTGAAACGATAAGTGGCGTGAATAATGTCTTTATTCTTGGAAGTTGTTTCATTAGTGGTGTGTTTGTCCCATCAGAATTTTTACCCGATATTGTCAATAAAATTGCGGCTTTCACACCTACGTATTGGTTTGTTAGAAGTAATATGTTAATCGGCGAAACCATTACGTATGATACGAAATTTTTTGAAGCACTTGGTTTAAATCTCTTCGTGTTACTCGCTTTTTCAGCAGTCTTTATGGTACTTCATTTTATGAATATGCGCGAAAAAGGGGTTGTCTCACTTATTCCGCATAAACGAACCACACGTTAA
- the celB gene encoding PTS cellobiose transporter subunit IIC, translated as MNRLFQFLETKLMPPLNKVANLRLIRAIMQAGIITVPFTIVGSIFLIINNLPQIIPPLAPFFEQTLLKFSPLYSVITTMSIGSLAIFYALATAYYLTESYRQEDKELSSFVAAILGLFAFLLTIIQVDITNEGAQLIQQTNDTSIIYNGVAMGAWVTRFGGIGIFIGILTAILATQIYRFCLRKKLTIRMPEGVPDGVSKSFASLIPAIFIAFTMLIINGVLATFHTDLHGLLSKPFEFVKELTGSWLGIVVIMLLIHLLWAVGVHGTAIIKNSFINPILLVSLTENINGGTNIFAGDFTNMYIFLGGAGSTLGLVLLMMFVAKSDQLKILGRAAILPGLFNINEPVIFGAPIVYNPYLIIPFIVTPIVNVSIAYFATAFGFVNKIISGIPWISPIGIGAFLGTGGDYRAVLIALINLAISIIIYYPFFKIYDGKLYAEQQKN; from the coding sequence ATGAATCGTCTCTTTCAATTTTTAGAAACCAAATTAATGCCACCGCTAAATAAAGTCGCTAATTTACGTTTGATACGTGCAATTATGCAAGCTGGGATTATTACGGTACCTTTTACTATTGTGGGTTCTATCTTTTTAATTATCAATAATTTGCCGCAAATCATCCCACCACTCGCTCCGTTTTTTGAGCAAACGTTGTTGAAGTTTTCACCTTTATATAGCGTGATTACAACGATGTCAATTGGGTCCCTTGCTATCTTTTATGCGTTAGCTACAGCGTATTACTTAACTGAAAGCTATCGACAAGAAGACAAAGAATTGAGTAGTTTCGTAGCAGCAATCCTAGGTTTATTTGCTTTTTTATTAACAATTATTCAAGTCGATATTACTAACGAAGGCGCGCAACTCATCCAACAAACCAACGATACATCCATTATTTATAATGGGGTCGCCATGGGTGCTTGGGTCACACGTTTTGGTGGTATCGGAATTTTCATTGGGATTTTAACTGCGATTTTAGCGACTCAAATCTATCGTTTTTGTCTACGTAAGAAATTAACCATTCGCATGCCAGAAGGCGTTCCTGATGGGGTTAGTAAATCTTTTGCTTCTTTGATTCCAGCAATCTTTATCGCTTTTACAATGCTTATAATTAATGGTGTTTTAGCAACTTTCCATACAGATTTGCATGGTTTATTATCTAAACCATTTGAATTCGTAAAAGAATTAACAGGTTCATGGTTAGGTATCGTCGTTATTATGCTGTTGATTCATTTGTTGTGGGCTGTTGGTGTACATGGAACAGCAATCATCAAAAACAGCTTTATCAATCCTATTTTACTGGTGTCCTTAACAGAAAATATTAATGGTGGAACCAATATTTTTGCCGGTGACTTTACGAATATGTATATTTTCTTAGGCGGAGCTGGTAGTACGTTAGGTTTGGTTTTGTTGATGATGTTTGTAGCAAAATCGGATCAGTTAAAAATCTTAGGGCGTGCAGCAATTTTACCTGGGCTATTTAACATTAACGAACCCGTGATTTTTGGGGCACCGATTGTGTATAATCCCTATCTGATTATTCCTTTTATTGTCACACCGATCGTCAATGTATCTATTGCCTATTTTGCCACCGCCTTTGGTTTTGTTAACAAAATCATTTCTGGTATTCCTTGGATTTCACCAATTGGCATTGGCGCCTTTTTAGGAACAGGCGGCGATTATCGTGCAGTACTTATTGCACTGATTAATTTAGCTATTTCGATCATCATTTATTACCCATTTTTCAAAATATACGATGGAAAATTATATGCAGAACAACAAAAAAATTAG